A part of Andrena cerasifolii isolate SP2316 chromosome 10, iyAndCera1_principal, whole genome shotgun sequence genomic DNA contains:
- the Rab32 gene encoding RAS oncogene family member Rab32 isoform X4 yields MELEGKFWRNLGVFNFAKWKIRPKRWRWFGSSQNNAPNAGVGEKREHLYKILVIGELGAGKTSIIKRYVHQFFSQHYRATIGVDFALKVLNWDPHTIIRLQLWDIAGQERFGNMTRVYYKEAVGAFIVFDVTRSATLDAVVKWKQDLDSKVQLPDGSPIPCVLLANKCDQQREGLVNSPTKMEEYCKEKNFAGWFETSAKENINIEEAARFLVNKILQNDQLMKGNGSQDQTDGERFALNQSPTSTKKSCSC; encoded by the exons ATGGAGCTCGAAGGGAAGTTCTGGAGGAACCTGGGGGTGTTCAACTTCGCCAAGTGGAAGATTCGCCCGAAAAGGTGGAGGTGGTTCGGG TCGTCACAGAACAACGCGCCGAATGCGGGAGTCGGCGAGAAACGAGAGCACTTGTACAAAATCCTGGTGATCGGGGAGCTGGGGGCCGGAAAGACGTCCATCATCAAGAGATACGTCCACCAGTTCTTCTCTCAGCATTATCGCGCGACGATTGGCGTCGACTTCGCGCTCAAAGTCTTGAACTGGGACCCACACACGATCATAAGGCTCCAGCTGTGGGATATCGCAG GTCAAGAGAGGTTCGGGAACATGACCAGGGTGTACTACAAGGAAGCTGTGGGCGCGTTCATAGTATTCGACGTGACGAGAAGCGCCACCCTGGACGCGGTGGTCAAGTGGAAACAGGATCTGGACTCCAAGGTGCAACTTCCTGACGGCTCACCGATACCCTGCGTCCTGCTCGCCAACAAGTGTGACCAGCAAAGGGAAGGGCTGGTCAATTCACCCACGAAAATGGAGGAGTACTGCAAGGAGAAGAACTTTGCCGGATGGTTCGAGACCTCCGCCAAGGAGAACATCAACATCGAAGAAGCGGCGCGGTTCCTTGTCAACAAA ATACTGCAAAACGACCAGCTGATGAAGGGAAACGGCTCCCAGGACCAGACAGACGGCGAGCGATTCGCGCTCAACCAGTCGCCGACGAGTACAAAGAAGTCCTGCTCCTGCTGA